The Elaeis guineensis isolate ETL-2024a chromosome 5, EG11, whole genome shotgun sequence DNA segment acctgtaataatacaagataaccaccaatctcgctctgatcagcataagaaccccgacacatagctctgtataggcaagctagtactgtacTGCCCAATTGAGTcaacgagcgaagtctaaatcctctaataatggcaaaaatatcaacttcatcttattcgatgaagtatcggataacaggacaccacctaacaaccgcagcacctgacccctaacatactgctgcaccatctcctctggtacatcatccgcaatatgaaaatatcgataacgatcatccaaacactcaatcctgagtcgtgaatgatcgaaaaaatgtgcgttgggctcaaaccctagcaatcgcaagcacaaagcctgccactctggaatggtaagcatgggatcaactccggttactagatcgccatcaactggtagtctagtaaggatgctgacatcctgtaaagtgatggtcgcctcaccaaatggaagatgaaatgtgtgtgtctctggacgtcatctctcaagcaaacagtaataagaccaacgtccatctgtatacaaccaatccgatatactccataaaatctagatatcgtaaataatctaacactctatgtgggatgtcctctgtcctccagaaatcagcatcggatcatcgtagacgaaggtgtctgggctcctgcaataaaatataataattagataatgtatatgacttttaaaataaaaatttaaatagtaaataggattggaatgcttacgccgtcatctaaaatagtctgtgatcgatggtactCCTAAATGTAAGAATACTACTGTCTCGAGGATCGGAATACCGCAGAttataagccataatacgctaatgaatctaaaataatgatattatcacaggtatattaaaaaataagacacaatatattttaagagaaatatattttaaacacaatattgtcacacaatacaacttaaacaaaaatttagttcatctcaggatattaaacacgtatatttaaatacaatctcacagaaatacataaaataatgacgAAAATAAGTCTTCGGAgctttaatttctttcactgcttgaagttgaagtatgttgaagtatcctaggaagCGACGGCGGTTATGACCCTGTTCCTACAAATGCATAGTGGTTCTTCTTATTTgcttatcatccatctcatttcgtagtcttgttgactttggtctaccttttgtttgggtctcaaatgatgatgatcaggaatacatttgaacatacatgtatgcatccaataatcttcatatggtaatggattaaagtcaccgctccaagcattcatatatgctgtaattgtatatgcatcattcacttcttttatggtattttttttgaaatttaatttaaaatttttataattttaaattataattttagttttctttcatttttatctttttggcattctattacgtattttttttttatttatttttttaaaataattaaatttaaattaatttaattatttaaaataatattttttatttcaattataattagaatttttatttcttaaaattaaaaattataatttttatttttgaattgaattaaattcctattttttttcaattctattcttttccttttttatgatattttttatttttttataatatttttttcttttcttcaaatatttttttaaaaaaataatttgaaatggagaaagtaattagaaatgatattttttatttgaattaaattaaaattcttatttttttaacattttaaatttataaatttctttttttcaattttttttttttttcttcttttttttcactttttaatggcatttatttttcttttatcaaaattgaattcaaattaaaatttaatttttttatttaaaattataattatataatttttttcatttttttattttttttttttatgaaatttttttaggctatttttttattggtttggaatattttttaaataaattaatttgaaatgggaatagtaatttgaaatgatattttttattttaattaaatttaaaaattttatttttttaaattttaaattataattctttttttttcaatatttttaaatttttgactttttaatgacattttttgtttttttaattttttatttttttgaatatttttttaaattaatttgaaatggggaaagaatttgaaatgatgtttttgaattaaattttattttttattttttttaaattcaaaattataattttatttttttcatattttttctcattttttctttttctatgatatttttaattttttaattttttaagattttttagatttaaaaaaaaataattttaaaataaaaaagtaatttaaaattatctttttatttgaattaaaaatttaaatttttatattttaaatttcattcaaaattaagatttttatttatttataaatttaaatttataaaatttataattatcctatttttttcattttttttttttttttgagggagaaattagaaaacgccattttgaatgacgtttttaaaaatacgattcaaaatggtatttttaaaaacatcattttaaatgatttttttaaaaacattATTTAAAatagtgttttttatttttttttttttggacaacgTCTAGGTGGAAATTATGAGTGACGTGATTTGgataaaatgtcattcaaaatgatattttatttttttatattaaattataaataaattaaaatttaatttatttaaataaataatttttttttatattatttagaaaaaaagacTCCGCAATCTTTAGACTGCTACAAATCTCATCCTTTTTTCCTTTTAGTACTTCTCCAATTTAATTAATTACAGAGAGAAAACTTGGAAGATATCTCTGATTTACGTCACTGGATTTGACAAAATTCATCAGCAATCTTAAACTACTACCATTCTCATCGTTAAtttgttttaaaagaaaaaaaattagtcaTAGTCTAATCAGCTTCATTCAGCGAGTAAACGAAAAGAAAGGTACGGAATATTGGGGTTCGGGTTGCACATCTGTttcgtgcaagaaaaaaaaaaaaaagattgttcTTCTTTCATCATGTCGGCTATTGGATCACGTCCCACACAAGTCTCAAAACACTTCAAAGTCCCTCATTCATAAGCTTGTGCATAACTAATTGTAATGATTGCATGATCCATCAGCGGATTCATGTGGAGGAAGGTAAATCATTCTTTCCTGGCAGAAGATACAACCCCCATTCAAAAGATCGTAGGGATCAAACCACGGACATCCAGACCTTGTTTCAGTAGTTTCATTTTTCATTCCCAACCAACCTCGAAGTTACAATGTAGCTTCTTGTACCTGCCTTCTATGAAAGTATTCACCAAACACATGATCTGCTGACTTATTTCTAGCCCATTtgccaaattaaaaaaaaaaaaaaaacacgtgTTATATTTTGCTCAACCTATAACATCGTCGACATTCTTGAGTATGGATTCTCTGTGCCTAAATGCGTGCCTTACACGTGCATCCTGCATCACCTTGGGTGATGCGGCACAGAGGTCTTAAGCGACCACGTCTACTGTAAATCTAGGAAGAAATCATCTTAAATGGATTCATTTCATCCTAGAATGAAATTAATTGATGGATTCATTTCATCTAAATCCACGATGGAGCCGgtccatctaataatttctcaAGGCGTCATGGCATATATAGTTGCAATCCAGACCTCCCATGCATCATTCAATCTTCTATTTTACAGTCTCTACGTAGCACTCTTCCGTTGCTTATCCTCATTCATGCACTCGTTGCCCTTTATTTTATTATCTTATCCTCCTCAAAATCCATTACTccctgatttgatttgatgatatTGTCGTCAAAAACCATTGACCTCATCCCGAAGAATGTACCTAATCTCTATATAACATGACTCTTATCTCTTGCTTTAAAATTTAAAGGACTAAATTCTATATATACATAGTCCCTTGTAAAAAGAAATTCTTTATCTCCTGCTTTTAAAATCTAAAAGACCAAATTCTAAACATATATCTGATTTTGCCTCTAAGTAAAAGAAATACCGCAATCCACCTATTTGATCACTgcatgtgataaattttttttttcgtgctttaaaatttaaatgactaaattctagaaatatatctaattttaagtAAAAGATTGCCCAATCACCTGTTCAAACTCTTGATAGATGCATGCTTTTATTCCAGAGTACTCTCACCCAACGGTCTTCTACATCTTATTAATTAGAAAATCTCCTCATCTTTCCAAAAACCTGTTTTTTCAACAAGTCTAGGCTTTATATCCTATTCTCACTCCCCAGCTTAAGATACTTAATCCTACCATAATCTAGCATAATTAATTCAATTAAGAAAATGAGAGATCTCTTTGAATGAAACTAAAAAGGTATCCAAACTTAATGGTCTGGATAGGCTCATCATGCATGTGATAGCAACAGTTTCTTTGGTACTATGTGATAGAAAGAATTCACAAGAAACCTTGGTTTGGAAGACTTCAGGAAGGTCAAAGACTACATTTGACCAATGCTAGCTGGTTATCCTGCATGTCACGTGGGCTGCACCAGTCTAACAAAGCCCACGGAAACTACTAAAAAACAATAACCAGAGGAACATAGCTACATGACTCACAGCTGGCAGACCTCCGCTGGAAAGTTGAGACCACTTTACATGTATGAACGCGACCAGGCGGCAGCTGTGCGGTTGCAAGGCCGCCACCCTTCTTCCATTGTGACGTCTACGGTGTTCAAAGTTGACAGCATCTCTCTACCAAACACACGCTTGTTTACGTCGTAAAACCCGGCCATTGGTCCACTCTCCTATTCGTCCCGTGcaatgcatgcatctatatccATCCGTCCACTCTTCAATTCCCTATATATAGCCATCGGCTGGATTGCTTATTCCATGAAACATTTCTCTATCACTAAAGTTAACCCATATCCTTTTCGTTAGCACATCACTTCTCTCGGCGTCCTTTTCTTTCGTCTTCGACTCCTCTCCTATCCTTCTCTCCTGCACTCACACATTAGGAAATAAGCTATAGGGTCCACATGGGCAGACCAAGCTCAAGCTTTGCCTTCATTGCAGTCATGCTAATGATGACCACAATGTCATCAGCTACCTTGCAGGTTGGTTTCTATCTATCAAGATGCCCTGCAGCCGAGTCAATTGTTAGAAGAACTGTCACGGAGGCTGTGGCTAAGAATCCTGGGATTGCTGCCGGCCTCGTAAGGATGCACTTCCATGACTGCTTCGTTAGGGTAATAACATTTCCTTCTCCCAAACTTTATTAATGTGCAATTAAGGATAGGgcaattaagtcatgttaacacTTGCTCTTATTGTGTTGTCATTGGAGAGACATGACAATACTTTTTAAACTTGTATCACAGGGGTGTGACGCTTCAGTGCTACTTGATTCAACCCCGGGAATCCTGCAGAGAAAGAGAGTCCGCAAACAACCCAAGCCTACGAGGCTTCGAGGTGATAGACAAAGCCAAGGCAGAGATTGAAGCCCAGTGCCCGCAGACAGTCTCTTGCGCGGACATTCTCGCCTTCGCTGCTCGTGATGGTGCTTTCAGGGCTGGTGGCATCGACTATACTGTGCCCGCGGGGCGTCGTGATGGAAGAATCTCTTTAGAGTCTGATGTCCTTCAAAACATACCTGCACCCTTCTTCACCGTCGACCAACTTCAACAAAACTTCGCGCGTAAGGGCCTGTCTTTGGACGAAATGGTGACACTATCGGGTGCTCACTCCATTGGGGTCTCTCACTGCTCATCCTTCTCAAACCGCCTCTACTCATTTAATGCTACCAATCCACAAGATCCTTCATTGAACCCTGGCTTTGCTGCCTTCTTGAAGACTAAGTGCCCACCTCCATCGAGCACTGGAGCAGGCCAAGATGCGACGGTGCCTCTTGATATTGTGACCCCTAACCGCCTGGACAATAGGTACTATAAGAACTTGAGGAACAACAAGGGGTTACTGACCTCAGACCAGTCCTTGATGAGTGATCCCTCCACGAAGACGATTGTGAGGAACAATGCCAACCGTGGTGCTGAGTGGGCAGCCAAGTTTGCTGCAGCAATGGTACAAATGGGGTCCATTGAAGTGCTCACCGGAACGCAGGGGGAGATTCGGAAGAACTGCAGGcttgtgaattagattttttttcttacgTGTGTTGGGTGTTGAGACGAAGTGCTGTTTTTTGGTCATTCTTTTGAAAATAGTGTTTTGGATAATGCTTCATTTGTTTTATTGGGTTGTGTTTTTTTTCTGTTACAGTCCAAGTGTATTGCTTTATTTAATATTTCTACTAAATTATAACAATCAGTATACAAGTGTTTTGTATCTCGTCTGTGTAAAATCCAGCTCTTTTATTCTCTTTAATAGAAATCTCAGTTCAGAGTATTTTCTTTAATTGCCATACTAATCCAACTATCTAATATGTATTTAGTTCTCACCAGAAaggaaacaaaaacaaggatagaGGATGAAATTAATCGGTCATACTATCTTTTTTACATTCTATTTTTCATTGGGACAGGATTTGTTAGGTAACAGAaacagagatttttttttttttttttgaagtatggAATATGGTAATTGACTACAATATGCCCAATAACAACCCATTTCAACACAATATTTCGCGTTTGGTTGGTGCTAGTAAGACATTCTGTAAGTGATTAAAATGGTAAAAATGTGTTCCAGAGGGTATTGCATGCATTATTCTAGctacttttgatatttttcttatattgatA contains these protein-coding regions:
- the LOC105044940 gene encoding LOW QUALITY PROTEIN: peroxidase 5 (The sequence of the model RefSeq protein was modified relative to this genomic sequence to represent the inferred CDS: inserted 2 bases in 2 codons), yielding MGRPSSSFAFIAVMLMMTTMSSATLQVGFYLSRCPAAESIVRRTVTEAVAKNPGIAAGLVRMHFHDCFVRGCDASVLLDSXPGNPAEKESPXNNPSLRGFEVIDKAKAEIEAQCPQTVSCADILAFAARDGAFRAGGIDYTVPAGRRDGRISLESDVLQNIPAPFFTVDQLQQNFARKGLSLDEMVTLSGAHSIGVSHCSSFSNRLYSFNATNPQDPSLNPGFAAFLKTKCPPPSSTGAGQDATVPLDIVTPNRLDNRYYKNLRNNKGLLTSDQSLMSDPSTKTIVRNNANRGAEWAAKFAAAMVQMGSIEVLTGTQGEIRKNCRLVN